A window from Leptothermofonsia sichuanensis E412 encodes these proteins:
- a CDS encoding FecCD family ABC transporter permease, with translation MKWSKSLSRPLLLSSLAGGLLLLFTLSLALGTVPIPLSEVITTLLGGTPTKPGWGNIIWQFRLPRSLTAMLAGSALAVSGLQLQTLFNNPLAGPFVLGISSGASLGVAIVVLASQQLGFLSGDISIITAACLGAASVAALVIVVGKLVRSAIALLVLGLMFGYATGAMVNILLQLGSAQQVQQFVIWTFGSFGGVTWAQLPLMASGIILGSAIALITTAALNVMLLGEMQAQSLGVNLQRLRLLVLLSSSLLAGIVTAFCGPIAFLGVAVPHLCRGVLKTGDLRWLLPGVVMVGAGLALVADLLSQVLVRSAVLPLNSVTALIGTPILIWVVLRSRATY, from the coding sequence ATGAAGTGGTCTAAGTCTCTATCACGACCTTTGTTGCTCAGTAGTTTGGCGGGTGGACTGCTGCTGCTGTTTACCCTCAGTTTGGCGCTCGGCACTGTGCCGATTCCGCTCTCCGAAGTGATAACCACGCTACTGGGCGGCACACCAACCAAACCGGGATGGGGCAACATTATCTGGCAATTTCGCTTACCGCGATCGCTGACGGCAATGCTGGCGGGGTCTGCGCTAGCCGTCAGCGGCTTACAATTGCAAACTCTGTTTAATAACCCGCTGGCGGGTCCGTTTGTTCTGGGCATTAGTTCGGGTGCCAGTTTGGGCGTGGCGATCGTTGTGCTGGCTTCTCAGCAACTCGGATTTCTATCTGGAGACATCAGCATCATTACCGCCGCCTGTCTGGGAGCCGCCAGCGTTGCAGCGTTGGTGATTGTGGTGGGCAAACTGGTTCGCAGTGCGATCGCCCTGTTAGTCTTAGGACTGATGTTTGGCTATGCTACGGGCGCAATGGTCAACATTTTGCTGCAACTCGGTTCTGCCCAACAGGTACAGCAATTTGTGATCTGGACATTCGGCAGTTTTGGCGGTGTAACCTGGGCGCAACTGCCCTTGATGGCGAGCGGAATTATCTTGGGCAGCGCGATCGCCCTGATCACTACGGCGGCACTGAATGTGATGCTACTGGGTGAAATGCAAGCGCAATCTTTAGGCGTGAATTTGCAGCGACTCCGGCTCCTGGTGCTACTCAGTTCTTCTTTGCTAGCAGGCATTGTGACGGCATTTTGTGGACCGATCGCGTTTCTGGGGGTGGCCGTCCCTCATCTCTGTCGGGGGGTGCTGAAAACGGGTGATTTGCGCTGGCTCTTACCCGGAGTGGTAATGGTCGGGGCGGGGCTGGCACTCGTGGCAGATCTGCTGTCTCAAGTGCTGGTGCGATCGGCGGTGTTGCCGCTCAATTCGGTCACGGCTCTGATTGGCACTCCCATTCTGATTTGGGTGGTTCTCCGAAGTCGAGCCACGTATTAA
- a CDS encoding ABC transporter ATP-binding protein, translating to MTSLLEIRGLTSGYQAQPIVKEVYFSLERGEWLSLIGANGSGKSTLLKTVSRILPLQAGAVLLDGKAIHTQPAATVAKTLALLPQQQMIPTGLTVHQLVSLGRTPHQFWWQWDLTPDDRQQVDQAIAQVQLQSFRDRPVETLSGGERQRAFLALALAQNPKVLLLDEPTTYLDIRYQLELLELLKQLNHQGLAVLTVLHDINLATRYSDRLAMLCNGCLWAIGSPADVLSPENLRHVFSIEAITLQTPIGLQVCPLTPLT from the coding sequence ATGACATCCCTATTAGAGATCCGAGGCTTAACGAGCGGCTATCAAGCACAACCGATTGTCAAAGAGGTTTACTTCTCGCTTGAGCGGGGCGAATGGTTGAGTCTGATTGGTGCCAATGGCTCCGGTAAGTCTACTTTGCTGAAAACGGTCAGCCGCATCTTGCCTCTGCAAGCTGGAGCCGTGCTACTGGATGGTAAAGCCATTCACACTCAACCTGCCGCGACTGTTGCCAAAACGCTGGCGCTCCTGCCACAACAGCAAATGATTCCCACCGGATTGACAGTGCATCAACTAGTTAGCCTTGGGCGCACTCCCCATCAATTCTGGTGGCAGTGGGACTTAACGCCAGACGATCGCCAGCAGGTAGACCAGGCGATCGCTCAAGTGCAGCTTCAATCTTTCCGCGATCGTCCAGTTGAAACCCTCTCCGGCGGCGAACGACAAAGAGCTTTCCTGGCATTGGCACTCGCACAAAATCCCAAGGTGTTACTACTGGATGAACCAACGACTTATTTGGATATTCGCTATCAGTTGGAACTATTAGAACTGCTTAAACAGTTAAACCACCAAGGGTTGGCAGTTCTTACCGTGTTGCATGACATTAACCTGGCAACGCGCTACAGCGATCGTCTTGCCATGCTTTGTAATGGCTGCTTGTGGGCAATTGGTAGCCCAGCTGATGTGCTATCTCCAGAAAACTTGCGCCATGTCTTTTCGATTGAAGCCATAACGCTTCAAACTCCGATCGGCTTACAAGTCTGCCCCCTTACTCCCTTGACGTAG
- a CDS encoding SAM-dependent methyltransferase, with protein MQWRSPQTPIVLARNLGSPEQAVTVKSPDQLAIEDADMRTVILISSSKTRIVQQRQDKQWVYTPRHY; from the coding sequence TTGCAATGGAGATCGCCCCAAACGCCGATCGTGTTAGCCCGTAATTTGGGTAGCCCCGAACAAGCGGTGACGGTTAAATCGCCAGATCAGTTGGCGATCGAGGATGCTGATATGCGAACGGTGATTTTGATTAGCTCCAGTAAAACTCGGATTGTTCAACAGCGACAGGACAAGCAATGGGTGTACACTCCAAGGCACTATTGA
- a CDS encoding IS4 family transposase has protein sequence MQQITEFRQVLQPLLGWHGARLAFVAQFLIALLRTRTVNLSELAASFCGSAQIPSNYKRLQRFFSDFDLDYAAIARAVVCLMGIPQPWVLAIDRTEWSFGGSVFNILTLGICHQGISFPVVFLMLDNRGNSNTQERIDLLNEFFTIFGEDVRLRCLTSDREFVGREWIGYLLEDEPIPFRGRIRETETLSDGSKALNGRVLFADLKAGETKILRKRRQVWGHWVYVVGLRLDTQELLILVTNHSPHSALKDYALRWNLETLFGAFKTRGFCLEATHFIDDYRVRKLFALLTLALCWVMRTGVWRQAHKTIQLKSHGRKAQSLFRYGLDYLHNLLVNLDHKLDEFLDNLKLLSCT, from the coding sequence ATGCAACAGATTACCGAATTTCGCCAAGTTTTGCAGCCCCTCCTCGGTTGGCATGGTGCGCGGCTGGCATTTGTGGCTCAATTTCTGATCGCCCTGCTACGAACCCGTACGGTGAATCTGAGCGAATTGGCTGCTAGCTTTTGTGGTTCCGCCCAAATTCCGTCGAACTACAAGCGTCTCCAGCGCTTCTTTAGCGACTTTGATCTCGATTATGCGGCGATTGCCCGTGCCGTGGTCTGCCTGATGGGGATCCCGCAGCCTTGGGTGCTCGCCATAGACCGCACCGAATGGAGCTTTGGCGGTAGCGTTTTCAACATTCTCACCCTGGGCATTTGCCATCAGGGTATTTCCTTTCCGGTGGTGTTTCTGATGCTGGACAACCGCGGCAATTCCAACACCCAAGAGCGCATCGATTTGCTCAACGAATTCTTCACGATTTTTGGCGAGGATGTCCGCCTGCGGTGCCTGACGAGCGACCGCGAATTTGTTGGGCGGGAGTGGATTGGCTATTTGCTCGAAGATGAGCCAATCCCGTTTCGGGGGCGGATTCGCGAAACTGAAACGCTCAGTGATGGCAGCAAAGCCCTGAATGGCCGCGTCCTCTTTGCCGATCTCAAAGCGGGTGAAACCAAGATTTTACGCAAACGCCGTCAAGTGTGGGGACATTGGGTGTATGTCGTTGGTCTGCGGCTTGACACCCAGGAATTACTGATTTTGGTCACCAACCATTCACCCCATTCAGCCCTCAAAGATTACGCCCTGCGGTGGAATTTAGAAACCCTGTTCGGTGCGTTCAAAACTCGGGGCTTCTGCCTCGAAGCGACCCATTTTATTGATGACTACCGAGTCCGCAAGCTCTTTGCGCTCCTCACATTGGCGTTATGTTGGGTGATGCGAACGGGGGTGTGGCGGCAGGCGCACAAAACGATTCAACTCAAGTCCCATGGGCGCAAAGCCCAGAGTCTATTCCGATATGGCTTAGATTACTTGCACAACCTACTCGTTAATCTTGACCATAAATTAGATGAGTTCTTGGACAATCTCAAACTTTTGTCCTGTACTTAG
- a CDS encoding sulfite exporter TauE/SafE family protein translates to MRNLWAFVWGGLVAVLGGLIGLGGAEFRLPVLVSVFHYQTLQAIMINLIVSLVTVTFSFIFRSGIVGLENIAIHWPVIVNILAGSLLGSYGGVHYATRINARALNRVVVLFLIFLSIVLLGHDLIFSLGSLQLPTLLQVSFGFLAGIVIGVFSSMLGVAGGELIIPTVILLFAIDIKLAGSLSLAISIPTILMGLFKYRSQKKLKEMKSQQGFIASMALGSILGAFIGSNLLRYVSSSLLYLILGMILLLSALKLAMHK, encoded by the coding sequence ATGCGAAATCTGTGGGCGTTTGTTTGGGGTGGGCTGGTTGCTGTGCTGGGTGGATTAATTGGTTTGGGCGGTGCAGAGTTTCGTTTACCGGTTCTCGTGAGCGTCTTCCACTACCAAACTCTACAGGCCATCATGATTAATCTGATCGTGAGTCTGGTAACCGTCACCTTTTCGTTTATATTTCGCAGCGGCATCGTTGGGTTGGAGAATATTGCTATTCACTGGCCTGTCATTGTCAATATTCTGGCCGGTTCTTTACTGGGTTCCTATGGGGGCGTGCACTATGCCACTCGCATCAACGCCCGTGCTTTGAATCGCGTTGTTGTCCTATTCTTGATTTTCTTGAGCATTGTGCTTCTGGGCCATGACTTAATCTTCAGTCTTGGCAGCCTGCAACTGCCGACCCTTCTGCAAGTCAGCTTCGGGTTCCTGGCTGGTATCGTTATTGGCGTATTCAGCAGTATGTTGGGGGTTGCTGGTGGAGAATTGATCATCCCCACAGTTATTCTGTTGTTTGCTATTGACATTAAGCTAGCCGGTAGTTTGAGCCTTGCTATTTCTATACCTACTATTTTGATGGGCCTCTTCAAGTATAGAAGCCAGAAAAAACTCAAGGAGATGAAATCTCAGCAAGGTTTCATTGCTTCCATGGCTTTAGGGTCAATCCTGGGGGCGTTTATCGGCAGTAATCTTTTGCGATATGTATCAAGTTCTTTGTTGTACCTGATCCTGGGTATGATTTTGCTACTGTCGGCATTAAAACTGGCGATGCACAAATAG
- a CDS encoding TOBE domain-containing protein — MEISARNALKGSVKAIALGAINAEVTVEVSPGVEITAVITKASAEKLGLTEGKTVYAVIKSSDVMIATD; from the coding sequence ATGGAAATTAGTGCTCGGAATGCGCTCAAAGGGAGTGTAAAAGCGATCGCTCTTGGAGCGATCAACGCGGAAGTAACGGTAGAAGTGTCTCCCGGTGTGGAAATCACGGCTGTAATTACCAAAGCTTCTGCAGAAAAGTTAGGTCTAACAGAGGGAAAAACTGTCTATGCCGTGATCAAATCCTCCGATGTCATGATTGCAACGGATTAG
- the modA gene encoding molybdate ABC transporter substrate-binding protein: MKKYRWVLFALVGLLMACGATPTQRSSTSGTSPTPKTEPITLTVSAAADLNYVFPEIGKRWEQETGNKVTFNLGSTGQLAQQIERGAPVDLFAAANRKFVEELDRHGLVFSETKELYGVGRLTLWQREDSPLEIRDIKDLTSPEVKRVAIANPDHAPYGVAAREALQSAGIWDELQPKLILGENIKQTQQYAETGNVDVAIAALSISVGKPGKWVLVPENLHKPLEQMLVVPKNAPHPEAAKQFAAFINGERGRPLMRKYGFVLPGETLAVGK; this comes from the coding sequence ATGAAAAAGTATCGCTGGGTTTTGTTTGCGTTGGTGGGGCTGCTGATGGCTTGTGGAGCAACCCCAACTCAGAGGTCTTCGACATCAGGAACTTCGCCCACTCCAAAAACAGAACCCATTACTTTGACAGTTTCGGCTGCTGCCGACCTGAACTATGTCTTTCCAGAGATCGGCAAACGATGGGAACAGGAAACCGGTAATAAAGTGACCTTTAACCTGGGTTCAACCGGACAACTGGCTCAACAAATTGAGCGGGGTGCGCCTGTAGATTTGTTCGCTGCCGCCAATAGGAAATTTGTGGAGGAGTTGGACAGGCACGGATTGGTGTTTTCAGAGACAAAAGAGTTGTATGGTGTCGGACGACTGACCCTCTGGCAACGGGAAGACAGCCCTCTTGAGATCAGGGACATTAAGGACCTTACCAGCCCAGAGGTGAAGCGAGTGGCGATCGCCAATCCCGATCATGCTCCCTATGGCGTTGCCGCACGGGAGGCTTTGCAATCGGCAGGGATTTGGGACGAATTACAACCCAAACTCATTCTGGGAGAAAACATCAAGCAAACCCAGCAATATGCCGAAACCGGGAATGTGGATGTGGCGATCGCTGCCCTTTCCATCAGCGTAGGAAAGCCAGGGAAATGGGTATTAGTGCCCGAAAACCTGCACAAACCTCTGGAGCAGATGCTGGTTGTGCCTAAAAATGCACCTCACCCCGAAGCCGCGAAACAGTTTGCCGCATTTATCAATGGCGAGAGGGGGAGACCCCTGATGCGGAAGTATGGATTTGTGCTGCCCGGCGAGACTCTTGCTGTAGGCAAATAG
- the modB gene encoding molybdate ABC transporter permease subunit, producing the protein MIWEPAMLSLQVTLVASVLILGLGLGLGIWLARTHFPGQIFVSTLLNLPLVLPPSVVGYFLLLALGRGSPIKEWLGIDLLFTWQAGAIASAVVALPLMVESTRAAIASINPELEAAARTLGSSELEVLWRITIPVAQRGILAGFGLSVARGLGEFGATLMVAGSIPGRTQTLPLAIYDAVQSQRYGLANGMVLMMTAIAFALLWWVRLLEGKRELGTGNRRKGQRQQKRGTRKSDVIADITDHPDVSRFAPLDTVHCDRS; encoded by the coding sequence ATGATTTGGGAACCTGCAATGTTGTCGCTACAGGTCACCCTTGTAGCGAGTGTATTGATTTTGGGGTTGGGGCTGGGGTTGGGGATCTGGCTGGCAAGGACACACTTTCCAGGGCAAATTTTTGTTTCTACCCTGCTCAATTTGCCGTTAGTCTTACCGCCCAGTGTCGTAGGTTATTTTCTATTACTGGCCCTGGGGCGGGGCAGTCCGATCAAGGAATGGCTGGGGATTGATCTGTTGTTCACCTGGCAGGCGGGGGCGATCGCCTCTGCGGTGGTGGCCTTACCCCTCATGGTAGAGTCAACCAGAGCAGCCATTGCCAGCATCAATCCCGAATTGGAAGCGGCGGCCCGCACCCTTGGCTCATCTGAGCTGGAAGTCCTCTGGCGAATTACGATACCCGTTGCCCAGCGCGGCATTCTGGCAGGGTTTGGCTTAAGCGTGGCCAGAGGGCTGGGGGAATTTGGCGCAACCTTAATGGTGGCAGGCAGTATTCCTGGACGCACGCAAACTCTGCCCTTAGCTATCTACGATGCGGTGCAATCCCAGCGCTATGGACTGGCCAATGGGATGGTGCTGATGATGACGGCGATCGCCTTTGCCCTGTTGTGGTGGGTAAGGCTGTTGGAAGGGAAAAGGGAACTGGGAACAGGGAACAGAAGAAAGGGGCAACGCCAACAGAAACGGGGAACCAGGAAGAGCGACGTGATCGCTGACATTACAGACCATCCAGATGTTTCAAGATTTGCGCCACTCGATACAGTTCATTGCGATCGGTCGTAG
- a CDS encoding sulfate/molybdate ABC transporter ATP-binding protein, translating into MHLLVDIQKQLPNYRLEVTFELAGETLGILGSSGSGKSMTLRCIAGIETPTSGSIVLNHRILYDSRKGINLPSRDRKVGYLFQNYALFPHLTVAQNVAYGLKGWSRKAMTRRVSEHLEQMKLSGLGDRYPHQLSGGQQQRVALARALATAPDVLLLDEPFSALDTHLRNELEKQLIKTLSSYPGLTLLVSHNLEEAYQVCQQLLVLSAGKVVAAGQKQAIFDHPGSVTVAQLTGCKNYSRIQPIAAQKIHAIDWNCTLQTKKSVSSTHTHVGIRAHQLLFPETPDQPNTFPTWVVWTSETPHRVTLYLKLGEPPIDSDDYHLQAEVYKEKWEQLKTRSTPWYAQINPQQLLLMRAD; encoded by the coding sequence ATGCACCTCCTTGTTGATATCCAGAAGCAGCTTCCCAACTATCGCCTGGAAGTCACCTTTGAGCTTGCAGGCGAAACCCTGGGGATTTTGGGCAGTTCTGGCTCAGGCAAAAGTATGACACTGCGTTGTATCGCCGGGATTGAAACCCCCACCAGTGGTTCAATTGTACTGAATCATCGGATTTTATATGATTCCCGTAAAGGGATTAACCTGCCCAGCCGCGATCGCAAGGTAGGGTATCTCTTCCAGAACTACGCCCTCTTTCCCCATCTGACCGTGGCTCAAAATGTGGCTTATGGGTTAAAAGGATGGTCCAGAAAAGCGATGACCCGCCGGGTGAGCGAACACCTGGAGCAGATGAAACTGTCGGGATTGGGCGATCGCTATCCTCACCAATTATCCGGTGGTCAGCAACAACGAGTTGCCCTGGCCAGAGCACTGGCAACAGCACCCGATGTGCTGCTGCTGGATGAACCCTTTTCCGCTCTCGATACCCATCTTCGCAACGAGCTGGAAAAGCAACTGATTAAGACCCTCTCCAGTTATCCAGGACTGACTCTCCTCGTCAGCCACAATCTGGAAGAAGCTTACCAGGTTTGCCAGCAACTACTGGTTCTCTCCGCCGGAAAGGTCGTGGCGGCGGGGCAAAAACAAGCCATTTTCGACCATCCCGGCAGCGTGACAGTCGCGCAACTCACTGGCTGCAAAAACTACTCCCGCATCCAGCCCATCGCCGCCCAGAAAATCCATGCCATTGATTGGAACTGCACCCTGCAAACGAAAAAATCTGTTTCATCGACCCATACCCATGTTGGCATTCGTGCCCATCAACTTCTGTTTCCAGAAACCCCCGACCAGCCCAATACCTTCCCAACCTGGGTAGTCTGGACGAGTGAAACCCCCCACCGCGTGACACTGTATTTGAAACTGGGTGAACCGCCCATAGATTCGGACGATTATCACCTTCAGGCAGAAGTGTATAAAGAGAAGTGGGAACAGTTAAAAACCCGCTCAACACCCTGGTACGCCCAGATTAATCCTCAACAACTACTACTCATGCGGGCGGATTAA
- a CDS encoding DUF1499 domain-containing protein, whose amino-acid sequence MFKFSGQRPATLGVNNGRLAPCPGTPNCVCSYDQDAQHAIAPISYTSSPSEALAALKQVIQSLERTQIITESADYLYVEATSKLMGFVDDVEFYLDPSQPVIQVRSASRLGQSDLGVNRKRVELIREKLKEAGV is encoded by the coding sequence ATGTTTAAATTTTCAGGTCAGCGTCCTGCCACGCTTGGGGTGAACAATGGTCGGTTAGCGCCCTGTCCGGGAACACCGAATTGTGTGTGTAGCTATGACCAGGATGCTCAACATGCGATCGCACCTATTTCCTACACCTCCAGCCCATCAGAAGCTCTGGCAGCACTTAAACAGGTGATTCAATCCCTTGAACGAACTCAAATTATTACCGAGTCAGCAGACTATCTGTATGTTGAGGCGACCAGTAAGCTGATGGGCTTTGTCGATGATGTCGAGTTCTACCTGGATCCATCCCAACCTGTTATTCAGGTTCGCTCTGCTTCACGGTTGGGCCAATCTGATCTGGGTGTAAACCGTAAGCGCGTCGAACTGATTCGAGAAAAGCTAAAGGAAGCAGGGGTTTGA
- a CDS encoding helix-turn-helix domain-containing protein, producing the protein MAGVTSVKVKESLDELVQQLQQVETPKDKERLQVLYWLKQEKPPSIGAIAKAIGKHRNTVGRWLLQYREGGVSAMLERKVSSGGVRKIPQWAEEVLAKRLKNSEHGFASYGAVQQWLAEELGVEAEYHAVYQMTRYRLQAKLKVARPQNIKQDCERRESFKKTLQMTWSC; encoded by the coding sequence ATGGCTGGAGTCACCTCGGTTAAAGTCAAAGAAAGTCTCGATGAGCTAGTCCAACAATTGCAACAAGTGGAAACACCAAAGGACAAGGAACGCCTGCAAGTGCTGTACTGGCTCAAACAGGAAAAGCCACCCAGCATTGGTGCGATTGCCAAGGCGATCGGGAAACATCGCAATACAGTAGGGAGATGGTTATTGCAGTATCGGGAAGGTGGGGTGAGTGCCATGCTGGAACGTAAAGTGTCGTCTGGCGGTGTCCGCAAGATTCCACAATGGGCGGAAGAGGTACTGGCTAAGCGATTAAAGAACTCGGAACATGGATTTGCCAGTTATGGAGCTGTGCAACAGTGGTTAGCGGAGGAGTTGGGTGTCGAAGCGGAGTATCATGCGGTATACCAAATGACGCGCTATCGCCTCCAAGCGAAGCTGAAAGTGGCTCGTCCGCAAAATATCAAGCAGGATTGTGAACGGCGCGAATCATTTAAAAAAACCTTGCAGATGACCTGGAGTTGTTGA
- a CDS encoding IS630 family transposase: MSQYARQVIQEERPIRYFAQDESRFGLKTLIGRLITACGIKPIGQWLWLFKAFWLYGAVEPATGESFFLQFSHVDTACYQAFLEEFSKAYPDSLNILQVDNGRFHSSKDLVVPENVILLFQPAYCPELNPIERLWEYLKADLKWASFKTLEQLQAKVDQLLAQLTPEVIASITGYSFILNALSALNPI, encoded by the coding sequence TTGAGCCAGTATGCTCGGCAAGTCATCCAGGAGGAGCGTCCTATCCGTTATTTTGCTCAGGATGAAAGTCGCTTTGGACTCAAAACCCTGATTGGGCGCTTGATTACTGCTTGTGGTATCAAACCGATTGGGCAATGGCTATGGTTGTTCAAAGCGTTTTGGCTCTATGGGGCCGTCGAACCAGCAACCGGAGAGTCGTTTTTCTTGCAATTCTCCCATGTGGATACTGCTTGCTATCAAGCGTTCCTCGAGGAGTTCTCCAAAGCCTACCCCGATAGTCTCAACATTCTACAAGTGGATAACGGGCGTTTTCACAGCAGTAAAGATTTAGTGGTGCCAGAGAATGTGATTTTATTGTTTCAACCTGCTTACTGCCCAGAGTTAAATCCGATTGAAAGGTTGTGGGAATACCTCAAGGCAGATTTGAAGTGGGCTTCGTTCAAAACGCTAGAGCAACTCCAAGCGAAGGTCGATCAACTCCTGGCTCAATTGACTCCAGAAGTTATTGCTTCGATCACAGGATATTCCTTCATCCTGAATGCCCTATCTGCCCTGAACCCCATTTAA
- a CDS encoding GNAT family N-acetyltransferase: MGFLIRQMQLSDLEVAVSWAAQEGWNPGLYDVNSFYQTDPNGFFIGELDGRPVSCLSAVAYGETFGFIGFYIVHPEFRGQGYGWQTWQQGMNYLGDRNIGLDGVIAQQQNYCKSGFSLAYRNIRFQGALPQFQTNSNSLLKASEVSFNQLLTFDACFFPVPRPSFLQAWISQPGSIALVSCGEETLLGYGVIRPCQVGWKIGPLFALNESTADELFRSLTAHTNGEPCFLDVPEPNSAALNLARTYAMTPVFETARMYTKTPPDCQMDGIFGVTTFELG; encoded by the coding sequence ATGGGATTCCTGATCCGCCAGATGCAGCTTTCTGACCTGGAAGTCGCCGTTTCCTGGGCGGCACAGGAAGGCTGGAATCCTGGTCTATATGATGTCAATAGCTTTTACCAGACTGACCCAAATGGATTCTTTATTGGCGAACTGGATGGCAGACCTGTCTCCTGTCTTTCTGCGGTTGCCTATGGAGAAACCTTCGGTTTTATTGGCTTCTACATCGTTCATCCAGAGTTTCGGGGACAGGGCTATGGCTGGCAGACCTGGCAACAGGGGATGAACTACCTGGGAGATCGAAACATCGGATTGGATGGAGTTATTGCCCAACAGCAAAATTACTGCAAATCTGGCTTTTCTCTCGCTTACCGTAATATTCGCTTTCAGGGAGCATTGCCTCAGTTTCAAACCAACTCAAACAGCTTATTAAAGGCATCAGAAGTATCCTTTAATCAACTGCTGACATTTGATGCCTGTTTTTTTCCCGTGCCACGTCCATCCTTTCTTCAAGCCTGGATCAGCCAGCCAGGTTCCATTGCTCTGGTCAGTTGTGGAGAGGAAACCCTGCTTGGCTATGGGGTCATTCGCCCCTGCCAGGTCGGCTGGAAGATTGGTCCCCTATTTGCGCTCAACGAATCTACTGCTGATGAACTGTTTCGTAGTTTAACTGCTCATACCAACGGAGAACCCTGCTTTCTGGATGTCCCGGAACCCAATTCCGCGGCGCTTAACCTTGCCAGAACTTACGCTATGACGCCGGTGTTTGAAACTGCCCGCATGTATACAAAGACACCACCTGACTGTCAGATGGACGGGATTTTTGGTGTCACCACCTTTGAATTAGGCTAG
- the alr gene encoding alanine racemase has translation MLSWDQSPSLALMQRERAWVEVNLAAIAHNVRQIRSLLAARTALMAVIKADAYGHGATTIAQTVLQAGATWLGVATIPEGIELREAGIDAPILVLGANHTPEQIRAIAHWQLQPTLCTPRQALNFSETMAELGGYSPLPVHLKLDTGMSRLGTSWEQAAEFVHLVHRLPNLSIASVYSHLATADDPNPAVMNLQQQRFEAAIAQIRATGVTPPRLHLANSAATLADPALHYDLVRVGLAIYGLYPAAHQQGVVDLRPALQVKARVTQVKTISPGTGVSYGHQFVADRELRMAVVGIGYADGVPRNLSNRIHVLVRGQRVPQIGAVTMDQMMIDVSQVPDLQEGDVVTLLGRDGHQWLSADDWAQVLGTISWEILCGFKHRLPRIAVSQSFASRESVQKFK, from the coding sequence ATGCTGAGTTGGGATCAAAGCCCAAGTTTGGCGCTGATGCAGCGTGAACGGGCATGGGTTGAGGTAAATTTGGCGGCGATCGCCCACAATGTTCGCCAGATCCGGAGTCTGCTGGCAGCGCGGACCGCTTTGATGGCGGTGATTAAAGCCGATGCTTACGGACACGGAGCAACTACCATCGCGCAAACCGTATTGCAGGCAGGGGCTACCTGGTTGGGGGTGGCTACGATCCCGGAGGGGATTGAGTTGCGGGAAGCGGGGATCGACGCCCCAATCCTGGTGCTGGGAGCAAACCATACCCCAGAGCAGATTCGGGCGATCGCCCACTGGCAACTTCAGCCTACCCTCTGCACCCCCCGACAGGCCCTCAACTTTTCCGAGACAATGGCAGAGTTGGGCGGCTATTCTCCTCTGCCAGTTCACCTCAAGCTGGATACAGGCATGTCCCGTCTGGGCACCTCCTGGGAGCAGGCGGCTGAATTTGTTCATCTGGTTCATCGGTTGCCGAATTTGAGCATTGCCAGTGTCTATTCCCACCTGGCGACAGCCGATGATCCCAATCCGGCGGTGATGAACCTGCAACAGCAGCGATTTGAGGCGGCGATCGCCCAGATTCGGGCAACAGGGGTCACCCCACCCCGGCTACACCTGGCAAATTCTGCGGCAACCCTGGCAGATCCCGCCCTTCACTATGACCTGGTGAGAGTCGGTTTAGCGATTTATGGACTTTATCCCGCTGCCCACCAACAGGGTGTTGTAGACCTGCGACCAGCATTGCAAGTAAAAGCCAGGGTGACCCAGGTGAAAACCATTTCACCGGGAACGGGGGTGAGCTATGGGCACCAGTTTGTGGCTGATCGGGAACTACGGATGGCCGTGGTGGGGATCGGTTATGCCGATGGTGTTCCACGTAACCTTTCTAACCGAATTCACGTTCTGGTCAGAGGGCAACGGGTACCTCAGATTGGAGCTGTAACAATGGACCAGATGATGATTGATGTCAGTCAGGTGCCTGATCTTCAGGAAGGAGATGTGGTGACCCTGTTGGGACGAGATGGTCACCAATGGCTCTCTGCAGATGACTGGGCACAGGTGCTTGGCACCATTTCCTGGGAAATTCTTTGTGGCTTCAAGCATCGGTTGCCTCGAATAGCGGTCAGTCAGTCATTTGCTTCAAGGGAATCCGTTCAGAAATTTAAGTGA